The following proteins are co-located in the Desulfurococcus amylolyticus Z-533 genome:
- the speB gene encoding agmatinase yields the protein MNWRLLLQGSVKFACMESSSNIGVLIGVPMDYTSTYKPGSRFAPDYIRNASCNIEFYSLSTRRIMESEGFIDLGNIILPPGDVEKSLSIIQSVAKGAWREYQGIPLGFLGGEHLITYPIVSGLMDGIDTLVVFDAHLDLRDEYLGSRLNHASFLRRLVEKGVRVIHIGSRAYSGEELEYLKTLENIKVYSVLDVLEKTVEAVELGRVYISIDMDVIDPSYAPGVGNPEPFGLTPLQLLGLLKKIVGSSSRLVGFDIVEVNPLVDVNDVTSILAGKLVFELAALARGGR from the coding sequence ATGAATTGGAGGCTACTACTACAGGGATCAGTGAAGTTTGCCTGTATGGAGTCCAGCAGTAATATAGGGGTATTAATCGGTGTGCCCATGGATTACACATCAACATATAAGCCTGGTTCAAGATTCGCGCCGGACTATATAAGGAACGCATCATGTAACATTGAGTTCTATAGTTTGTCAACTAGGAGAATCATGGAGAGCGAGGGTTTCATCGACTTGGGAAACATTATCCTGCCACCTGGAGATGTAGAGAAATCCTTATCAATAATACAAAGTGTTGCCAAGGGGGCTTGGAGGGAGTACCAGGGGATACCCCTCGGTTTCTTAGGAGGGGAACACTTAATCACCTACCCAATTGTAAGCGGGCTAATGGACGGCATTGACACCCTAGTGGTTTTTGATGCGCATCTCGATCTAAGGGATGAATACCTCGGCTCAAGATTGAATCACGCATCATTCCTTAGAAGACTTGTTGAGAAAGGTGTGAGAGTTATACATATAGGCTCCAGGGCCTACAGTGGTGAGGAGTTGGAGTACTTGAAAACCTTGGAAAATATCAAGGTATACTCAGTTCTAGACGTTCTTGAAAAAACAGTAGAAGCGGTGGAGTTAGGGAGGGTATATATAAGCATAGATATGGACGTTATTGATCCATCATATGCGCCTGGCGTGGGGAACCCGGAGCCCTTCGGGTTAACCCCTCTACAATTACTTGGACTATTAAAGAAAATAGTGGGGTCGTCGAGCCGCCTGGTAGGATTTGATATAGTTGAAGTAAACCCGCTGGTCGATGTAAACGATGTTACAAGTATACTGGCTGGTAAACTAGTATTTGAGCTAGCTGCATTAGCCAGGGGTGGGAGATAG
- a CDS encoding DNA-directed RNA polymerase subunit P, translated as MVKYKCGRCGYVFDEEEMRRIFGKQVKCPNCTYEIVYKVARPYRIIKAT; from the coding sequence ATGGTTAAATATAAGTGTGGTAGATGCGGGTATGTATTCGACGAGGAGGAGATGAGGAGGATCTTCGGTAAACAAGTTAAATGCCCTAACTGCACGTATGAGATAGTATACAAGGTTGCAAGACCATACAGAATCATTAAAGCTACTTAG
- the yciH gene encoding stress response translation initiation inhibitor YciH, with protein MDEKIDESICGGLPPELCEQSGIEQSLVKIRLDTRKFGKAVTIIDGLPNDKEFLKQVAKALKTKLATGGTFKEGRIELQGDHRHRVKQILIEEFGIPPENILVID; from the coding sequence ATGGATGAGAAGATAGATGAATCAATATGCGGTGGGCTACCACCAGAGCTCTGTGAGCAATCAGGAATAGAGCAGTCGCTTGTCAAGATAAGGCTTGATACGAGAAAATTCGGTAAGGCAGTAACCATTATAGATGGATTACCAAACGATAAGGAATTCCTCAAGCAAGTTGCGAAAGCATTGAAGACGAAGCTAGCTACTGGCGGCACATTCAAAGAGGGGAGGATAGAGCTCCAGGGAGATCACAGGCATCGAGTAAAACAGATCCTGATAGAGGAATTCGGGATACCTCCTGAAA